The Gemmatimonadota bacterium genomic sequence AAGAGCGCACGGAGCAGGTCGCCGCGCGTGCGCGAGACCGCGAGCTGGAGGAGCTTCTACGCAATCCGACTGGAGTCGGCGCGGCGGGCCTTTCCATCGGATGCACAGGTGGCAGAGGCTCTCGGCGTGGACCGGGCGCAGGTGACGCGCTGGAGAGAGGGGGTGACGGAGCCGGGTCCCGAGAACGCGGACCGGATCGTGGGTCTAGATGCCGTCGTCGAGCTCCTTACCGGGTACCTCGAACCCAGCTCGATTGCGAAATGGCTGAACGGCTTCAACGCGCACCTGAGCGACCGCCGGCCCATTGACCTTCTGCGGCAGGGCAACCTTTCCGACGTGGTGGCTGCCATTGAAGCGCTGAAGAGCGGCTCCTACGCTTGACACCTCCGCCGCGCCGAGTCTGGCGC encodes the following:
- a CDS encoding helix-turn-helix transcriptional regulator, with product MAEALGVDRAQVTRWREGVTEPGPENADRIVGLDAVVELLTGYLEPSSIAKWLNGFNAHLSDRRPIDLLRQGNLSDVVAAIEALKSGSYA